From the Sardina pilchardus chromosome 11, fSarPil1.1, whole genome shotgun sequence genome, the window GGCTGGCTTTCCTACGCAGCAAGTCTGCTACCGCTTTAATGCCTCAAGATGCCGTCTGTCTCAATGCAAATATCTCCATGTCTGCAGTTACTGTGCCGGGGCTCATGCTCGCCTAGTGTGCCCTGTAACGAAACCAATAAAACATTTGAGAAAGTACTTGAGTACTCCAATTAATGTGTCACGGCTAGCGGTAGAATTAGCTTCTCATCCAGACAAAGTCTTCTCCGACTATCTTATTTCTGGCCACAAAAACGGCTTCCATCCGGGCATCTCAGCAATGCCAACTACACCATTCATTTGCAAAAATTTGTTATCCGCTATAGGAGATCGAGAGGCCGTAGATCAGCTACTGGCCAAAGAAATTCAGTCCGGTTTCATGATCGGCCCCTTCTCCGAACCCCCATTTTCAAATTTCAGGATAAATCCTATCGGCGTTGCGACTCGGAAGTATTCCGGAAAAAAACGACTGATAGTCGATCTCTCGGCTCCACATAATAGCCAAGTTCCGAGCATCAATAGTCTCGTGCCCTTCGAGGATTATTCGCTGTGTTACCAAACGGTAGATGACGCTATACGCCTGATCAAGCTAGCAGGCCCCAATTGCTGGCTATTCAAAGCGGACATTACTGCAGCTTTTAAAGTCATGCCCATTGACCCAGATTTCTGGCATTTGTTCGGCGTTAAGTGGCTAGGAAAATTTTATTTCGCCGTCAGACTGACGTTCGGCTGCCGCAGTAGCCCCAAAATCTTTGACTGCCTTTCGGAAGCCTTGTGCTGGATATTACAAAACAATCACAGTGTTCCGCTCCTAGTCCATCTACTGGATGATTTCCTAACCGTGACACCTCAATCAGATCCTCCCGCTGCCGGGCGCGACACCTTATTGAAAGTTTTCGAGTCACTAGGCGTGCCCATTTCCGAGGAGAAAACAAGCGGTCCCGATACAACAATGGAATTTCTCGGCATCACCCTTGATACCGTGAAGTCTATCTCTTCGCTTCCGAAGGAGAAAATCGACCGCATTATCACAATCATAGATTGCTTCATTGCAGcacccaaaacaaaacaagaaatttTGTCACTCCTCGGTCACCTCAATTTTGCGATGCGAGTCATTCCACAAGGGAGACCGTTCATTTCCAACCTCCTCTTAGCGGCAAAATCTGTACCAGCGCTTCGCGACCTAGTCGATATTGATGAGCAATGTCTAACAGATCTCGGATTATGGCGTCTATTTCTTAGACAATGGAATGGTCTATCTATGTTTTATGAGGATCGCCTTTATTCCCCCGAAGATCTTCAGCTCTTTACCGACGCCGCGCCGTCTATTGGGTTCGGGGGCTATTTCAAGGGTCGGTGGTTTGCCAGCTCCTGGCCTCCAGAGCTAGCAAACCTGGCTTCAGGAGAAGCCTCTTCAGCCGTGTACGAAACATATCCAGTCGTCATCGCTGCACTCTTGTGGGGCAAGGAGTGGTCTGGCAAAAGCGTTCTCGTTTACAGCGACAATCAAGCTGTCGTGTTCGCCATTAACAAAGGTCGCTCCAGCGCGCCTATCATTTGCCCTTTCTTGCGTCGCCTAGTCTGGACAGCCGCATGCAACCAATTTCTAATTCAAGCTGACTATGTTCCAGGGTGCCATAATGCAATTGCTGACTCTCTTTCTCGTTTTGCATTTCAGAAATTCAGGACATTAGCTCCAGAAGCGGACCCAGAACCGACGCCAGTGCCGCCTTATTCGGAAACAATCTTTCTTTAGACCACCCATTGCATTATCTTCAGGCCCACTCATTAAACCTAGCCCTCAGTTCCCTAGCTCCCAGAACGCTCCAGTCGTACTGGTCCGCCTGGTCTTCATTCAAACGGTTCCACAATCACCACACTCTGCCTTTTCCAAGGTTCGATTTATTGACGATTTCTTCCTTCGTATCCTACGCCCATCTCATTCTAAAGTTCAAGGTGGGCACCATCAAATGTTATCTCGCAGGCATACATTTCTTCCACAAACTAATATTTGGATCAGCTTGCCCAGTTCTCTCTAGCCACCACATGTCTTTGTTACTCAAAGGTATCCGCAGGTCTGAACCTGTCACTCCAGACCGGCGGCTTCCTATTACCATCACTATACTCGATTCCTGCGTTCAGGTGCTTAGGCACGGGGTTATATCCCCACATTCAGATCAGACCCTGATCGCTATGTTCATTCTCGCCTATTCTGGGCTGCTTAGATGTAGCGAATTTTCCACCAACAGCGTCCATTTCAACCCTCTTATTCATCCCCGAGTATGCGACCTTCAAATCCTAAATTCTGACACCATCCGTTACTTCATAAAACGTAGTAAGACTGACCAATACATGAAGGGGCATTCCGTGTTCGTATTCAACATCGCGTCACCACTTCAACCCTATCAGACCCTGGCAAATTACATTGCATATCGCAGCTCGATTGCCTCTCCCGCTGACCCTCTGTTTGCTACAGATGACGGTCGCCCAGTCACCCGTTTTTGGTTTCAGTCTCAACTTAAATCTATCATCACACGAATCGGC encodes:
- the LOC134095317 gene encoding uncharacterized protein LOC134095317 — encoded protein: MLRSRRNSSPAPSRGSVRSTASSRRRVPAKGGNPWTISRIRSELSNRGIRFPRNSRKDDLLRLLQASGFQTQTDQHNQVPLNPGQRSPELSPILFSDQFEGDREAVDQLLAKEIQSGFMIGPFSEPPFSNFRINPIGVATRKYSGKKRLIVDLSAPHNSQVPSINSLVPFEDYSLCYQTVDDAIRLIKLAGPNCWLFKADITAAFKVMPIDPDFWHLFGVKWLGKFYFAVRLTFGCRSSPKIFDCLSEALCWILQNNHSVPLLVHLLDDFLTVTPQSDPPAAGRDTLLKVFESLGVPISEEKTSGPDTTMEFLGITLDTVKSISSLPKEKIDRIITIIDCFIAAPKTKQEILSLLGHLNFAMRVIPQGRPFISNLLLAAKSVPALRDLVDIDEQCLTDLGLWRLFLRQWNGLSMFYEDRLYSPEDLQLFTDAAPSIGFGGYFKGRWFASSWPPELANLASGEASSAVYETYPVVIAALLWGKEWSGKSVLVYSDNQAVVFAINKGRSSAPIICPFLRRLVWTAACNQFLIQADYVPGCHNAIADSLSRFAFQKFRTLAPEADPEPTPVPPYSETIFL